The Scylla paramamosain isolate STU-SP2022 unplaced genomic scaffold, ASM3559412v1 Contig2, whole genome shotgun sequence nucleotide sequence aaagaagaggaagaggaggaagaagaagaggagaaagaggaggaggaggaggaggaggtgtgggagggaagagtggGCTAGCCTGATCTTCCTCTGATcgtgtgtcttcctcctcctcctcctcctcctcctcctcctccttcttccgataataataataataataataataataataataataataataataataataataataataataaacttaccTCTAATTAATTTTCCCAACAAGTATATAAttaactcttttctttatctctctctctctctctctttctctctctctctctctctattctgaaattgagaaaataaagataatatttaatttctttcaaatcgtttttcttattgtttttttgttggtttctctctctctctctctctctctctctctctctctctctctctctctctctctctctctctctctctactactattactactactactactactactactactacatctactactactactacacttaaaaacagagagagagagagagagagagagagagagagagagagagagagagagagagagagagagagagagagagagagagagagagagagagtaaagacagttaataacacacacacacacacacacacatatgcacacacacgcacgcacaccacaaccaccaccactaatgtcaACACCacgactgacacacacacacacacaccacacacacacacccatatacAAGGCTCGAGTatcgtatgtgtgtgcgtgtgtgtgtgtgtctgtactcattatattctctctctctctctctctctctctctctctctcctctctctcccacccactcTCATAGTATCACGtgactctctcttcctctcacattACTTCTAATATCCTCATTCTCAGgtgttaaatctctctctctctctctctctctctctctctctctctctctctctctctaacttaatTTGGACACAGTAAAATTTtaatccattattattatttttattattaatatatctatCTCACTAGTACAATCACTTAAGTCAGTctacaaaaaataatgactcTTAATTATAATGACAAAAgattcacatacatacatacatacagacagacagatacatacatacatacatacatacagacagttGTTTTGAAATATGAGTAaatttgtatattattatttttttttcttctgaattCTCGAAAGAAAATgacgttattattttttttcattttatttatttaattatttatttttaagtctattttatttatttatttatttttttgtttctttttcccgttttcctGTTAACTTCgcaccccactctctctctctctgttaatctaTTTTGTCTTAATAAACTCCTAAgacttccttcctttaattttgttgtttttcttgatttatctgattattattattattattattattattattattattattatcattattataactatactgctgttgttgtttggatACGGGAAGGGTTGACGAGCTTAAAATTATTATAgaagtagtgatgataatataataacaacaacaataataataataataataataataataataataataataataataataataataatacaccacAAAAATAATCTTATAAATaaccttttttcttattatgtaACAATGAAAACTTAAAATTAAGACCGacttataattatttatatattcaatgtgatcaatataagaaaaagaaaaaaataataaatacagaaCGACtcagtgaaggaaataaatgaaagaaaaaaaacgaaaaaaaaatacaaactagaaaatagataaataaataaataaataaataaataaataaaaataatacgaaGATAATTTACACtcgacttgaaaaaaaataaataaataaataaataaaataaaaaaatccaacttaacaatattaataaataaataaacatcttcaaaactactactactactacttactactactactactactactactaccacaacccttacttaaaaaaaataaataaataaataaaaaaaaaaaaaatcagaaaaaatatacattctagaaaattaacaaacatacatacaggtgtggaaaaaaatcattacaggtgtgtgacaggtgtgttACATCCGGAAGACCCCAAAACTCAGTCTTGGGCACCGGGGCATTAAGGGCTGCTGAAAGGGACAGCCCGAGGACCTGACGGGTGTGGGCTGGGTCCATAATCCCATCATCCCAGAGCCTGCAGGTGTGTAATGGCCGTCGTCAGCAGGTTTGGAGGTAAATAAGTAGCGATAATTGGTAGAGTAAATTGATAGATGTGCAAGGAATGGTAGAAAAAGttaaagtaaagaaggaaggaaggaaataatgaaggaaatagagggaaaatTGTGATAATTGGGAATAATTTACGGGAagttgaaagaaaatgggaataattgagaaatgggggaaaaaaagaggaaaggaaatgataaataaataaataaataaataagggaaatgttgttaatagtgtaataataataataataataataataataataataatgaggaggtggaggaagagaacaacaacaacaacaagaagaacaacaacaacaacaacaacaaaataaaaagcaggaggaggaggaggaggaggaggaagaggaggagaggaaaaagaagaggaaaagaaagaaaaacaggaaaaagaagaaaaagaagaggaggaggaggagggaaaggaagaagaaaacaatgaaaaagaagaagaagaagaagaagacgaagaagacgaagaagaagaagaccgaagaagaagaagaagaagaagagaaaaaaacattaaacaacaacaacaacaacaacaacaaccaccaccaccaccaccaccaccaccaccaccaccaccaccttacctgGCACTAGAGAAATATGGAGAACCCTCTGCTTCGAACCTCTTAAtaattggagttttcaaggccatctcctctttcttgtgtccactgagagagagagagagagagagagagttaattttagATCATTATTAAGTCTCTATATTGAAttacaaaggtgtgtgtgtgtgtatgtgtgtgtgaatcaataaaaacaaacagaaaaacaagcaTGACACCACACCTGCAATTACAAAcctgaagaacacacacaaacacacacacacacacacacaaagatacctcacacaaaataaataaaaaaaaacataacttgaCTCCACACCCGTCCCACACCTGTCCCCACACCTGTTCCACACCTGACACctcacctcctttccctccctgcgCCTCTGTTCCTGGGTGATCTGGGCCAGCACACCCGCAGCCTGTTCTCCACCCATCACACTTATTCGGCTGTTTGGCCACATGTAGAGAAACCCGCGGCCTGTTTGGGGGTgaagagagtagtagtagtagtagtagtagtagtagtagtagtagtagtagtagtagtagtagtagtagtagtagtagtagtagtagcagtagtagtagtagtataattatTTTCAAGATTTCGTCACTCAAACtcaaactgtctctctctctctctctctctctctctctctctctctctctctctctctcctctctctctcctctctcactcacccatAAGCTCGGCCACACATCCCATAGTTTCCAGCACCATAAGACCCCCCAATGATAACAGTCAGCTTAGGGACTCGCGCACAGgataccgccatcaccatctttGCTCCGTTCTTCGCAATGCCCCCAGCTTCTGCCTCTCGTCCCACCATGAAGCCTAGGGACGGAAATAAGGGGGTGAGGAAATGAACTAgcaaaatattaaaggaattGATAGATAGgtgatgtaaagagagagagaaataagggcTGGGTAAAATGAACTAgcaaaatattaaaggaattGATAGATAGgtgatgtaaagagagagagaaataagggcTGGGTAAAATGACCTAgcaaaatattaaaggaattGATAGATAGGTGATGCAAAGAgagtcagagaaagagagagagacaaaagataTTTctacccctcccctcacctctcactctctctccctctctctctcaccagtaaTGTTTTGCAGGAAGATGAGGGGCACTCCTCGCTGACAACACAGCTGGATAAAGTGTGTTCCCTTCTGTGCGGACTCCGAGAAAAGGACCCCATTGTTCCCTATGATGCCGACTGGGTACCCATACAAGCGGCCGAACCCACACACCAGCGTCTCACCGAACCGCGCCTGCAGGAGAACACAGAGGGGAGTTATGGGAGTTTTATGGTGTTTGGGctatttttggggtgtttgggctgtttttgtggtgtttttggggctattattattgttttgggctgtttttttGGGTCGCCTTGGGGTTTTTTTGGgctgttttttggggtgttttgggcgtttttttagtgcttttgggctgttttgggtgtttttgggtggttttagggtgtttttgtgcttttttctGGTGTTTTGATGGTTTAGGGCTGTGTTTTTTGGGTCTGTTTCTTGCTGTGTGAGGATGTTATTTGACTATTTTGGGCTatttttgaggtattttgggtgttttgaaattggaaaggaaagaaaaattgaaaaaaagaaggaaaaaatgaaaaaaaaagataaaaaatggcagaaaaaaaacaagaaaatgagagaattgtgggtaattttatGGGGGGTCAGAGAAGTGAATGtgaagaaaatgcagaaaaaataaagaaaaagagaaaataaagaagggaacagaggaggaaatgggaaagaagagagggagaaagcaaggaacagtgaagaaaagaaataaagaagaaaaaagaaatagaaacaaagaaaagcaaagaaaagaggaaaagaaaataataaaaaactgaataaataaataaacaaataaataaataaatagaaataaaaaagaaaaataaacaaaaaataaataaataaaaccacacacacacacacacacacacaccttgaactCGTCGAACTCTGGACCCATCCACAGTGCGCGCGATGACCTCTCTCACATCATAGGTCCCTCTTCAGGTTGTCTCCTACAATGCCATACAGGGTCACGGGGGTCATGCACAGGCTCCTTCACCTCCCCGGGGGTCACactcacctggaggaggaggaggaggaggaggaggaggaggaggaagaggaggtttacattacttaaaaaaaatttacaattaATTCAACAACTTCCTGCTAACCCCTTTCATTACATAACCCTTTAAAACagcctactttttttttaccataaacAATTAATAAACAgcctatctctctatctatctatcctcccAAACAAACTACATGCATTTAATAttacttagaaaaataaataaataaagaaagaaagaaatgaaggagtttaaattcaaatatttcttttattgctacttaataaactactactgtgtgtgtgtgtgtgtgtgtgtgtgtgtgtgtacctgcggGGCCTTGCGGTGGTTGAGCGTTCGGACAATTCTGCGGGTGAGGGTGCAGGGCGTGGGTGTCGTCCAGGGCGTAGTGGTCTGTCACCCCTGatttgctgtgagagagagagaggagagaggagagagagagagagagagagagagaagagagagagagagaggagagagagagagagaatcattattttttcacacactgacacaaataaagaaaaaatcaatattattttCACATACatgaattacagagagagagagagagagagagagagagagagagagagaggagagagagagagagagagagagagagagagagagagagagaggagagagagagagagaggagagagagagagagagagagatagaaacaaACTTCAATAACAAGAAATTAACACAAattatcaccacacacacacacacacacacacacacacacacacacacacacacacacacacacacacacacacatacccacagtGGAGGTCGGCACCCCCCAGGTCCTCTGCAGATATCTCCTCCCCTGTGGCAGCTTTCACCAGGGGCGGCCCTCCTAAGAAAATAGTTCCTTGGCGTCTCACTATGACTGACTCGTCCGCCATGGCAGGCACGTACGCACCCCCAGCTGTACAGGACCCCAGCACCACTGCAATctgatggggggggggggtgagggggtgaggggtgataCAATGATAGAATgtactgtaacctaacctaacctaacttaacgtaacttaatgtaacctaacacaacttaatgtaacctaacataatatcacctaatctaacttaacctaacctaacttaacataacctaacctaaactaacctaacctaacttaatgtaacctaacctaacctaacttaacctaatcttatctaagctaacctaatccaacttaacctgacctaatctaacctaacctaacttaacctaaccaaaccaaacctaacttaacctaacataacccaaccaaacctaaccaaacccaacttaaactaacctaatgtaacctaaccaaaccaaaacctaacctaacctaacctaatgtaacctaaccaaacctaacttaacttaacctaatctaacctaacttaacctaaccaaagctaacctaacctaacccaacttagcCTAAGCTGATACAactgggggagggggtgaggggtgagacagggaaggtgggggggtgacagggagaggggggggtgaATTGATACAGTACCTAAAACCAAGTAatcataaccaaaaaaaaaaaaaacgatgaaagatgaaaaaataaaaaaagactgcaaagaatagggaaaaaatagaaaaataataacaataataatagtaaaaagaaaacaaaaataaataaataaataaataaacaaaaaaaaattaaattacaaCCTCCACAACCACCCTCACAACCACACCTGGCTTATCCCCGCAGCAGACATCCGGGCCTGGTTGAAAAAGATCCTGCCAAAGTGGTCTCGGTCTGGGGAACACATCAGCCTGCCTCGGTAGGTTAGCGCCCCCGGAGTCCACCAGGTACACACAGGGTAGGCGGTTCTCAAGGGCCACTTCCTGCGCCCTGAGGTGTTTCTTGACCGTAATGGGATAGTACGAACCACCCTTCACTGTCGCATCGTTGCCAACCACCATGCACTCCACTCTGGGGGTGTTGAAAGGGTTGTTAAGGTTTCTCGGTGGGTTGTGTGGCGCGTTGGGGCTCTGCGGGGCTGTTTGGGGTGTCGGTGTTATGTTTGTGCATCTGTGTCATTaatctttgttttattcttttttttgggggtgaaaatgggtgttttgaaaTGTTTGTTATGATCGTGGTGCTTTAAAATgatttgtggtgtttttttttcgtttttttttatttatttgtttttattttgtgttttttttgtgtgtttttttgtgtttatttggtttgtgtatgtgttttgttgTAAGATTTTATGTTATTaagttttttcttcattgttttactgtttaagtgtgtgtgtgtgtgtgtgtgtgtgtgtgtatgtgtgtgtgtgtgtatgtgtatgtgtgtgtgtgtgtgtgtgtgtggtgacataagtgtgttttccagcattctactctctctctctctctctctctctctctcactcacccagGCCACCCTACCAATGCCGGTGACAATACCCCCAGCTGGCACCTCCTCCCTGCCGTACAGCTGGTACCCTGCCATCTGCGACAGCTCCAGGAAGGGTGTGCCAGGGTCCAGCAGGGTGTTGATCCTCTCCCGCACCAGCAGCTTGCCTGGGAGAgatgtgaagttaggttaggttaggttaagttaggttaggttaggtttggttaggttaggttagtttaggttaggttaggttaggttaggttaggttaggttaggttaggttaagttaggtttggttaagttaggttcggttaggttaggttaggttagggatggttaagttaggttaggttaagttaggttaggttaggttgggagaggagaggagagaagaggagagattaggttaggttggaagaagagaggagaggagaggagaggagaggagaggagaggagaggagagaagagaagaggagagattaagttaggtaaggttagattagtttggaagagagaggaggagaagagaagagaagagaagagaagagaagagaagagaagagaagagaagagaagaggaggagaggagagggttagGCTAGGCTGGGAAagagtacaacaacaacaacaacaacaacaacaacaacaacaactacaacaacaacaacaacaacaacaaacaacaactattacaaaCCTTTACTCTTGTGTCTCTGAATAGCCTTCTCTCCACCGCCCTGCGTGACGCCCTGCACACGCCCCTGCAGCTCCTCCACCAGGGCTGCCCATTCGCGCCTCATTCTCCTGTAGGGGGGCcgggggggggggtgttagGCGCACATACAGACGTACAGATATATAGATTAATTCAtaacacacgtacatacatacacacatatataacaaacaagcaaacctacttattttcttaactaCCTCACTACCTGGCCTATTCAACTACTTAACTACAACTTGAACTACCAATTAGCCACTTAACTACCCGAAACTATCCTAACTATTCAAACTATCAATTATTTACCTGTAGTTTGTGCTGTTGTAGTTACATTatattgatagagagagagagagagagagagagagagagagagagagagagagagagagagagagagagagagagagagagagcacgtctgtctgtctgtctgtctgtctgtctgtctgtctctctctctctctctctctccaaaagataaattaaaagaCCAAAACACGTCActtgagaataaataaataaataaataaataaatacagaaatgaatgtaaattgaaacaaacaaaaggaacaaaacactaataataataataaacaaacagactaacgaacgaacgaacgaacaaacaaacaaacaaacaaaaaggatCAAAAAccatacataagaaaaaagaaaggaaaataacacaaattaataataataaaaaaaataataataatgtttacaTGTCGGCTTGTGGCAAATGACCCAGTATGACCTCACCTGGAAGACCGGAGATGACCTGTCTGGCGCTGACCCGATGACCGAGGCCGTGTCAGAGTGGTAGGGCCGGCAGGGGCGGCGGGGGGGGCCACAATGCCCTCCTGGTGGCCCACAGCACACGGCACGACATATCTTCTCCCTCTGGCTGCTCGCGGCACACTGAATCACAACAACCGGCGAGACGACGACGATAACCtgcttgatcttgatcttgacgCTACAAGTGGCTTAGAATTCCTTTAAGTCTGAAAGTTATGAATAAAATAGGCCATACAATTAATAATATTCTCGATTTATATTATCATTAGACCTTTGGCGCTACATTCTACCCAGTGCGCCCTTCACTGCGTCAACCAGTCCGTCTTCACTCAATGGCCTGGCCTCCTGGAGGTGAAGGTAGACAGACAACCCTGTCTTAGACCTGTTTAACATGTCTCTCATTGCAGGCAAGCTTCCCCACTTATGGAAAACAGCCATTATCATCCCAATCCCCAAAGATGATGGCACCTTTCGCCCCATTTCTCTCACCAGCTGTCTGTTTAACATGATGGAACGAGTAATATTGAACAGGCTTACGGCTTACGTATAAGGTGGGCCTTGTACTCTCTGTTAATGTACATGGCTTCCTAAAAGGTCATTCCAcaagtcattgttttgttgagtgTCTTATAAATAAGGATGCTGCCTGCACAGCTTCCGTTGATCTCAAGGGTGCCTTCGACAGGGCCAACAAAGATGTTATTACGGAGGAAGTCATTCTCACGGGTGTGGTGTCAAAGCGTAGATTATTAGGATGGAGCAGGGGCTATTTGTACACAAGAACAGCACAGGTTTGGTTTGAAGGTGCAGTCTCCTCTGAGGAAGTCTTTGAGCTTGGAACACCACAGGGTGGGAGTCCTTAGTCCAATGCTTTTCAACGCTTTAATGGACAAAATTGCGCGTTGTTCCTTCCCGCAGGGCGACGTGCTCCTCCAGTGCCCCACACCCACGACTCTCCAGTCAGCTGTGTCACAACTAGCAGCATTGTGTTCAAATGGGacttgtaattaatgaatgtaaaaccAAATTTCAAGCCAAAGGGAAGGCCCCTCGATTGCCCCATTGAAATAAATGTTCCCATCCCTGGAGTTCATACACACAAGTACTTGGGTGTACAGCAGAGTTTCAGGAAGTCGCTCCACGCTGTACACTGTTCGAGGCCTCTGTCTGCCACGGCTAGCACCACTTCGGCTGCTAGCAAACAGGGGCCTGGGGGCTGGCATTCCAGTcccaacatttatttatctaatttcttTGCAGTAATATGAACACTGTATATGATTACTTGTattaatgagacaaaaaaaaataaataaatattatggtATTTTAGTTCATAATTCTACAATAATACAAGCAGAAAAGCGTTAATTGAGGAATATTATAACTTCAAGACTCTCACGTGGGTTcggacaaataataataataataataataataataataataacaataataataataataataacaataacaacaataacaataataataactaaagacagacacacagacgagTTGATAAATTAAATACAAGTTATATTTGAGTTTTATTAACATGAAAAATATCCAAATACGTTatgagagagacgagagagaggagagagagagagagagagagagagagagagagagagagagagagagagagagagagagagagagagagagagagagagagagagagaaattacgaAGATGAacgaataaaaaggaagagataaagtgaaaatgtgaaagataaatagaaaacaagaagacaataagaatagagaatgaagaataaaagagaatgaagaataaaagagaataaatagaaaaaacagagataaacccccaaaaaaacaattatttcctttccatcttctcttcctcctcctcttccatcttctttcttctcctacaactactactactactactactactactactaccactactactaggaagataacagaaaataaaaggttAAAATTGacttagaagaaagaaaaaaaaaagattaagacaactactactactactactactactactactactactactactactaccaccattacaggGTCAAGATGGAGGAAGCTTGATCTTGAAGAAGGTTTTGCATACTACTGACATCTCTGCACCATTCACTGAGTCTGTCCATCATTGAAGCCAGCtgtggagcgagagagagagagagagagagagagagagagagagagagagagagagagagagagagagagagagagagagagagagagagaaacaaattagTATATATATCAGATTTcacaataataacattaataacaacagcaagaaacacacacacacacacacacacacatagacaatctctctctctctctctctcaaaataaacaaaaaaaccttGAATTTTAAAAGAATGAAGTTAACTTGAatatcataacacacacactctctctctctctctctctctctcacctgcttttTATCCAACACCCGCGGCTGCACCCAGGTGATGTTAACCTTCCCATCTACCTGATCAATGGTCCCCTTCACCAGCCCGAGTGACAGggccctcatcaccatcaccctccacctggctggctggcaaaCCGGTTTCTCTTGCGATCTCCCCAAAAGTTAGCTGGCGGTCCCATGCTTTGCGCTGGAAGGTCATCTGGGGAATGGGGGTGCGGGTGAGTgttgggggtgatggggtgaaggtagaagaggggaagagatagagagataaagaggacgaaacacacacacacacacacagaaagaaagaaagaataataggaagagatagagagagaaatagtaaggaacacacacacacacacacacacacacacacacacacacacacacacacacacacacacacacacacacacacacacacacacagaaagaaagaataataggaagagatagagagagaaatagcaaggaaacacacacacacacacacacacacacacacacacacacacacacacacacacacacacacacacacacacacacacacacctccattaAACACAACAGCCTAATTTTCTCTCTAAGCTGGTTCTCCTTGGCCAATAAGTCAGGCTGGGTGCTCCACTGCGGCTTCATCGTTTCGAACTTATTGATGTTCCCCTCGTTGAAAGCCAGCAGGAGGTCTCGCAGCCACTCGGAGGATGACCCCTTCAGTGCCTCCAGGATAGGGTGGGCCAGCTGTGGGGAGACGTGTGTTGTAAAATATTCTGTGTggtttttcaaaggtgtttttagggtAACAGTAAAAGCTGCTGggtttttttaatttgttctgcttcaatttctctttcttt carries:
- the LOC135096046 gene encoding LOW QUALITY PROTEIN: methylcrotonoyl-CoA carboxylase beta chain, mitochondrial-like (The sequence of the model RefSeq protein was modified relative to this genomic sequence to represent the inferred CDS: deleted 7 bases in 7 codons), with the protein product MRREWAALVEELQGRVQGVTQGGGEKAIQRHKSKGKLLVRERINTLLDPGTPFLELSQMAGYQLYGREEVPAGGIVTGIGRVAWVMECMVVGNDATVKGGSYYPITVKKHLRAQEVALENRLPCVYLVDSGGANLPRQADVFPDRDHFGRIFFNQARMSAAGISQIAVVLGSCTAGGAYVPAMADESVIVRRQGTIFLGGPPLVKAATGEEISAEDLGGADLHCGKSGVTDHYALDDTHALHLTRRIVRTLNHRKAPQVSVTPGEVKEPVHDPRDLYGIVGDNLKRDYDVREVIARTVDGSRFDEFKARFGETLVCGFGRLYGYPVGIIGNNGVLFSESAQKGTHFIQLCCQRGVPLIFLQNITGFMVGREAEAGGIAKNGAKMVMAVSCARVPKLTVIIGGSYGAGNYGMCGRAYGPRFLYMWPNSRISVMGGEQAAGVLAQITQEQRRREGKEWTQEEEMALKTPIIKRFEAEGSPYFSSARLWDDGIMDPAHTRQVLGLSLSAALNAPVPKTEFWGLPDVTHLSHTCNDFFPHLYVCLLIF